In one Carassius carassius chromosome 14, fCarCar2.1, whole genome shotgun sequence genomic region, the following are encoded:
- the LOC132156644 gene encoding heat shock protein 30-like produces the protein MLSLHGFQPSLSSFMGMDWPVRSLWPEITSLYRHGEELQELKRSLEQLQHKILEEIQLMPPSQEIYPVACTMEKEGSGFALTLDTKDFSPEELSVRQVGRKLHVSGKSEKKQEDGKGSYSFRTQEFRRVFDLPQGVNPEAVTCSMADGKLYIQAPVNQPSDAAERMLPIDCQTVKTTQPETDDTSTTQTTLNNPESTEHRVHPSAGQS, from the coding sequence ATGTTGAGCCTGCATGGATTCCAGCCTTCCCTCAGCTCATTCATGGGAATGGACTGGCCAGTGCGCAGTCTCTGGCCGGAGATCACATCTCTTTACAGACACGGAGAGGAACTGCAGGAGCTGAAGAGAAGCCTGGAGCAGCTTCAGCATAAGATCCTTGAGGAGATCCAGCTGATGCCACCCTCACAGGAGATCTACCCAGTGGCCTGCACAATGGAGAAAGAGGGAAGCGGCTTTGCTTTGACGCTGGACACTAAAGACTTTTCCCCAGAAGAACTGTCAGTCAGACAGGTGGGCAGGAAGCTGCATGTCAGCGGAAAGAGTGAGAAGAAGCAGGAGGATGGGAAGGGCTCGTACTCTTTCAGAACCCAAGAGTTCAGGCGGGTGTTTGATCTTCCTCAAGGAGTGAATCCTGAGGCGGTGACCTGCTCCATGGCTGATGGAAAGCTCTATATACAGGCACCAGTAAATCAGCCATCAGATGCCGCTGAGAGGATGCTGCCCATTGACTGTCAAACTGTGAAGACAACGCAGCCAGAGACAGACGACACCAGCACCACCCAGACGACACTCAACAATCCTGAAAGCACTGAGCACAGAGTACATCCCTCTGCTGGACAATCTTAA